One window from the genome of Malus domestica chromosome 01, GDT2T_hap1 encodes:
- the LOC103417698 gene encoding ATPase GET3B isoform X2, whose protein sequence is MPKFWSVRSVATPAEAVAGFDDMVAGTQRKYYMLGGKGGVGKTSCAASLAVKFANNGHPTLVVSTDPAHSLSDSFAQDLAGGTLVPVDGPEAPLFALEINPEKAREEFRNVSQKNGGTGVKDFMDGMGLGMLSEQLGELKLGELLDTPPPGLDEAIAISKVIQFLESPEYSMFTRIVFDTAPTGHTLRLLSLPDFLDASIGKILKLKQKISSATSAIKSVFGQEQPQLGAADKLEKLRERMIKVRELFRDTESTEFVIVTIPTVMAVSESSRLHASLKKESVPVTRLIVNQILPPSASDCKFCSIKRKDQMRALDMIRSDTELSGLTVIQAPLVDVEIRGVPALRFLGDIIWK, encoded by the exons ATGCCTAAATTTTGGTCAGTGAGATCAGTGGCCACTCCAGCAGAAGCTGTTGCCGGGTTTGATGACATGGTTGCTGGGACTCAGAGAAAGTATTACATGTTAGGTGGGAAGGGCGGTGTAGGGAAGACAAGTTGTGCTGCATCACTTGCCGTAAAATTCGCTAACAATGGGCATCCCACTCTTGTGGTTTCCACTGATCCAGCACATTCCTTGAGTGATTCCTTTGCTCAG GATTTGGCTGGAGGAACACTTGTACCAGTTGATGGGCCTGAAGCTCCGCTTTTTGCTCTTGAG ATAAACCCTGAGAAGGCAAGGGAAGAATTCCGTAATGTAAGTCAGAAAAATGGTGGAACAGGAGTCAAAGATTTCATGGATGGTATGGGCCTTGGGATGCTTTCGGAACAG TTAGGAGAATTAAAACTGGGAGAATTACTAGACACGCCTCCTCCTGGTTTGGATGAAGCTATTGCAATTTCCAAG GTGATACAATTTCTTGAATCCCCGGAATATAGCATGTTTACTCGTATAGTTTTTGATACTGCACCCACG GGTCACACATTGCGGCTTTTGTCCTTGCCAGACTTTTTGGATGCATCAATTGGTAAAATATTGAAG CTTAAACAAAAGATATCATCAGCCACCTCAGCGATCAAATCTGTTTTTGGGCAAGAGCAACCCCAATTGGGCGCG GCTGACAAATTAGAGAAACTAAGGGAGAGGATGATTAAAGTCCGTGAACTTTTTCGTGACACTGAGTCAACAGAGTTTGTCATAGTAACAATACCGACG GTGATGGCCGTTAGTGAGTCATCTAGATTGCATGCCTCTCTGAAGAAGGAAAGTGTTCCGGTTACTCGACTTATAGTTAATCAGATTCTTCCCCCTTCTGCCTCGGACTGCAAATTTTGTTCAATTAAAAGAAAG GATCAAATGCGTGCTCTTGATATGATCCGGAGCGATACAGAGCTATCCGGCTTGACAGTGATCCAGGCTCCACTAGTTGATGTGGAGATCAGAGGCGTTCCTGCCCTTAGATTTCTGGGAGACATAATTTGGAAATGA
- the LOC103417698 gene encoding ATPase GET3B isoform X1, translating to MASSTCIPSTFTPILHNLTARNSITMVGLLSHAPKILRPLSLPKSLGFSSLSTATKPPRKFFHLQVRSVATPAEAVAGFDDMVAGTQRKYYMLGGKGGVGKTSCAASLAVKFANNGHPTLVVSTDPAHSLSDSFAQDLAGGTLVPVDGPEAPLFALEINPEKAREEFRNVSQKNGGTGVKDFMDGMGLGMLSEQLGELKLGELLDTPPPGLDEAIAISKVIQFLESPEYSMFTRIVFDTAPTGHTLRLLSLPDFLDASIGKILKLKQKISSATSAIKSVFGQEQPQLGAADKLEKLRERMIKVRELFRDTESTEFVIVTIPTVMAVSESSRLHASLKKESVPVTRLIVNQILPPSASDCKFCSIKRKDQMRALDMIRSDTELSGLTVIQAPLVDVEIRGVPALRFLGDIIWK from the exons ATGGCGAGTAGCACATGTATTCCCTCCACTTTCACACCTATTCTACACAACTTAACCGCCAGAAACTCCATAACAATGGTGGGTTTGCTCTCTCATGCTCCCAAAATCCTCaggcctctctctctccccaaaaGCCTCGGTTTCAGCTCACTTTCCACCGCCACAAAACCCCCCAGAAAATTCTTCCATTTGCAAG TGAGATCAGTGGCCACTCCAGCAGAAGCTGTTGCCGGGTTTGATGACATGGTTGCTGGGACTCAGAGAAAGTATTACATGTTAGGTGGGAAGGGCGGTGTAGGGAAGACAAGTTGTGCTGCATCACTTGCCGTAAAATTCGCTAACAATGGGCATCCCACTCTTGTGGTTTCCACTGATCCAGCACATTCCTTGAGTGATTCCTTTGCTCAG GATTTGGCTGGAGGAACACTTGTACCAGTTGATGGGCCTGAAGCTCCGCTTTTTGCTCTTGAG ATAAACCCTGAGAAGGCAAGGGAAGAATTCCGTAATGTAAGTCAGAAAAATGGTGGAACAGGAGTCAAAGATTTCATGGATGGTATGGGCCTTGGGATGCTTTCGGAACAG TTAGGAGAATTAAAACTGGGAGAATTACTAGACACGCCTCCTCCTGGTTTGGATGAAGCTATTGCAATTTCCAAG GTGATACAATTTCTTGAATCCCCGGAATATAGCATGTTTACTCGTATAGTTTTTGATACTGCACCCACG GGTCACACATTGCGGCTTTTGTCCTTGCCAGACTTTTTGGATGCATCAATTGGTAAAATATTGAAG CTTAAACAAAAGATATCATCAGCCACCTCAGCGATCAAATCTGTTTTTGGGCAAGAGCAACCCCAATTGGGCGCG GCTGACAAATTAGAGAAACTAAGGGAGAGGATGATTAAAGTCCGTGAACTTTTTCGTGACACTGAGTCAACAGAGTTTGTCATAGTAACAATACCGACG GTGATGGCCGTTAGTGAGTCATCTAGATTGCATGCCTCTCTGAAGAAGGAAAGTGTTCCGGTTACTCGACTTATAGTTAATCAGATTCTTCCCCCTTCTGCCTCGGACTGCAAATTTTGTTCAATTAAAAGAAAG GATCAAATGCGTGCTCTTGATATGATCCGGAGCGATACAGAGCTATCCGGCTTGACAGTGATCCAGGCTCCACTAGTTGATGTGGAGATCAGAGGCGTTCCTGCCCTTAGATTTCTGGGAGACATAATTTGGAAATGA
- the LOC103429509 gene encoding mitochondrial protein import protein ZIM17-like isoform X2 — protein MDHLSTPKSNTSSMDQFVPSASSILRRYGFDKREIQTQTNPTNPANEGLVNLEYSRLKPKIDANAINSSDAKFADASTQKISPRHDLAMLFTCKVCETRSMKTCSRESYEQGVVVARCGGCNNLHLIADHLGYFGQPSSIEQFLAARGEEVKKGSADTLNLTLEDIAGKKPGEGAELKQLE, from the exons ATGGATCATTTGTCAACTCCTAAATCAAATACTTCTTCGATGg ATCAATTTGTTCCTTCAGCAAGTTCCATACTCAGAAGATACGGATTCGACAAAAGAGAGATTCAGACGCAAACAAATCCAACAAATCCGGCTAACGAGGGTTTGGTGAATCTTGAATATAGCCGTTTGAAGCCTAAGATTGACGCAAATGCTATCAACAGTTCCGATGCCAAATTTGCCGATGCTTCCACCCAGAAAATATCCCCAAGGCATGACCTTGCCatgctttttacttgcaaagtcTGTGAAACAAGATCTATGAAGACGTGCAGCAGAGAATCATACGAGCAAGGTGTGGTGGTAGCTCGCTGTGGCGGGTGTAACAATCTCCACCTGATTGCTGATCATCTCGGGTATTTCGGACAACCATCCAGCATTGAGCAATTTCTGGCTGCCCGCGGGGAAGAGGTGAAGAAAGGTTCCGCTGATACGCTGAATCTGACTCTTGAAGATATAGCCGGAAAGAAACCTGGTGAAGGGGCTGAACTTAAGCAATTGGAATAG
- the LOC103429509 gene encoding mitochondrial protein import protein ZIM17-like isoform X1 has translation MAARMLQRRLGSLLRSQQPNAHLFKDQFVPSASSILRRYGFDKREIQTQTNPTNPANEGLVNLEYSRLKPKIDANAINSSDAKFADASTQKISPRHDLAMLFTCKVCETRSMKTCSRESYEQGVVVARCGGCNNLHLIADHLGYFGQPSSIEQFLAARGEEVKKGSADTLNLTLEDIAGKKPGEGAELKQLE, from the exons ATGGCGGCTCGAATGTTGCAGAGACGCTTAGGCTCACTCCTCCGCAGTCAGCAGCCTAACGCCCATCTCTTCAAAG ATCAATTTGTTCCTTCAGCAAGTTCCATACTCAGAAGATACGGATTCGACAAAAGAGAGATTCAGACGCAAACAAATCCAACAAATCCGGCTAACGAGGGTTTGGTGAATCTTGAATATAGCCGTTTGAAGCCTAAGATTGACGCAAATGCTATCAACAGTTCCGATGCCAAATTTGCCGATGCTTCCACCCAGAAAATATCCCCAAGGCATGACCTTGCCatgctttttacttgcaaagtcTGTGAAACAAGATCTATGAAGACGTGCAGCAGAGAATCATACGAGCAAGGTGTGGTGGTAGCTCGCTGTGGCGGGTGTAACAATCTCCACCTGATTGCTGATCATCTCGGGTATTTCGGACAACCATCCAGCATTGAGCAATTTCTGGCTGCCCGCGGGGAAGAGGTGAAGAAAGGTTCCGCTGATACGCTGAATCTGACTCTTGAAGATATAGCCGGAAAGAAACCTGGTGAAGGGGCTGAACTTAAGCAATTGGAATAG